The following coding sequences lie in one Lolium perenne isolate Kyuss_39 chromosome 2, Kyuss_2.0, whole genome shotgun sequence genomic window:
- the LOC127333216 gene encoding cysteine-rich receptor-like protein kinase 10 has protein sequence MTMVAMATRRRLALSYYLAAALLLLVIAFRNAPLTAAQPLPWQLCGNNTGNYTEGSAYQANIRVLASVFPKNASASPVLFTKGSAGTAPDVVYALALCRGDTNASSCAACVAAAFRNAQQLCAFNRVATMFDNPCILRYSDQDFLANVTDNRGTRVALNGNNVSAGLAPAFDAASSRLVNATADYAAKDPSRRFGTGEEGFDETYPKIYSLAQCTPDMTAADCQSCLRRIIGWATPKYFVSQPGGRVFGVRCNFRFETYSFFSGRPLLQLPAATAEGRTRHRTGLILAITLPIAAALLLLVVTCVCFWRRRKQAERKPLVPCSTNQDDIQSIDSLLLDLSTLRAATDNFAESNKLGEGGFGSVYKGVLSEGQEIAVKRMSQTSTQGIEELKTELVLVAKLQHKNLVRIVGVCLEGQEKLLVYEYMPNRSLDTVLFDSEKSRDLDWGKRLKIVNGVARGLQYLHEDSQLRIVHRDLKASNVLLDSDCNAKISDFGLAKLFGWDQSQAVTSHIAGTYGYMAPEYAMRGQYSVKSDAFSFGVLLLEIVTGRKNSSFADSEQSIDLLSLVWEHWTTGTVEELADPSLGMGSRSPGGQMLKLVHIGLLCVQDNPADRPTMSTVNVMLSSNTVSLQAPSRPTFCVGEMEGYSDVYTEQPYPGASHSQYAGDSKPTAMSPNEVSITELEPR, from the exons ATGACGATGGTGGCCATGGCCACGCGGCGTCGTCTTGCCCTTTCCTACTACCTCGCCGCTGCTCTCCTACTCCTCGTCATCGCGTTCCGCAACGCCCCGCTCACCGCCGCGCAGCCGCTGCCATGGCAGCTCTGCGGCAACAACACCGGGAACTACACGGAGGGCAGCGCCTACCAGGCCAACATACGCGTCCTCGccagcgtcttccccaagaacgcatCCGCGTCCCCGGTCCTCTTCACAAAGGGCTCCGCCGGCACGGCGCCGGACGTCGTGTACGCGCTCGCGCTCTGCCGCGGCGACACCAACGCCTCCTCCTGCGCGGCctgcgtcgccgccgccttccggaACGCCCAGCAGCTCTGCGCCTTCAACAGGGTCGCTACCATGTTCGACAACCCCTGCATCCTCCGCTACTCCGACCAGGACTTCCTGGCTAACGTCACAGATAACCGGGGGACGCGCGTCGCGTTGAACGGCAACAACGTCAGCGCGGGGTTGGCGCCGGCGTTCGACGCCGCATCTAGCAGGCTCGTCAACGCCACCGCCGACTACGCGGCGAAAGACCCGAGCCGGCGGTTCGGCACGGGGGAGGAGGGGTTCGACGAGACCTACCCCAAGATTTACTCGCTGGCGCAGTGCACGCCGGACATGACGGCGGCCGACTGCCAGAGCTGCCTCAGGCGCATCATTGGCTGGGCCACTCCCAAGTATTTCGTCAGCCAGCCGGGCGGGAGAGTCTTCGGCGTGCGCTGCAACTTCCGGTTCGAGACCTACTCTTTCTTCTCTGGCCGCCCGTTGCTGCAACTCCCGGCGGCGACCGCAGAAG GAAGAACAAGACACAGGACAGGGTTGATCTTGGCCATTACACTGCCTATAGCTGCTGCACTACTACTTCTCGTTGTCACGTGCGTTTGCTTTTGGAGGAGGAGAAAACAGGCAGAAAGAAAGCCGTTGGTACCAT GTTCAACTAACCAAGATGACATCCAGAGCATCGATTCTCTTCTTCTTGACCTGTCGACGCTGCGGGCAGCAACCGATAACTTTGCTGAAAGCAACAAACTCGGCGAAGGGGGGTTCGGTTCTGTTTACAAG GGTGTTCTTTCGGAAGGTCAAGAAATAGCGGTGAAGCGGATGTCGCAGACCTCGACGCAAGGAATAGAAGAGCTGAAAACGGAGCTGGTTCTAGTCGCCAAACTTCAGCACAAGAATCTCGTCAGGATCGTTGGTGTTTGCCTAGAAGGACAGGAGAAGCTACTCGTGTACGAATACATGCCTAACCGGAGTCTCGACACCGTTCTCTTCG ATTCTGAGAAAAGCAGAGACCTGGACTGGGGGAAGAGGCTGAAGATCGTGAACGGGGTTGCTCGAGGCCTGCAGTACCTCCACGAAGACTCCCAGCTGAGGATCGTCCACCGGGACCTCAAAGCCAGCAACGTGCTGCTGGACTCGGACTGCAATGCCAAGATTTCAGACTTCGGGCTGGCGAAGCTGTTCGGCTGGGACCAGTCGCAGGCCGTCACCAGCCACATCGCCGGAACATA CGGATACATGGCGCCGGAGTACGCGATGCGCGGGCAGTATTCAGTCAAGTCGGACGCCTTCAGTTTCGGCGTCCTGCTCTTGGAGATCGTCACGGGGAGGAAGAACAGCAGCTTCGCCGACTCGGAACAATCCATCGACCTCTTGAGCCTC GTGTGGGAGCACTGGACCACAGGGACAGTGGAGGAGCTGGCGGATCCGTCCCTGGGCATGGGCAGCCGGTCTCCGGGGGGGCAGATGCTGAAGCTGGTCCACATCGGGCTTCTGTGCGTGCAGGACAACCCGGCGGATAGGCCGACGATGTCGACGGTGAACGTCATGCTCAGCAGCAACACGGTGTCGCTGCAGGCGCCGTCCAGGCCAACGTTCTGCGTCGGCGAGATGGAGGGTTACTCGGACGTGTACACGGAACAGCCGTATCCAGGGGCATCCCACTCCCAATACGCCGGGGACAGCAAGCCGACGGCGATGTCACCCAACGAAGTGTCGATCACGGAGCTCGAACCAAGATGA